TATTTGCCAATCAGGTGACCTCGCTGGCTGCACTGCCATTGCCCGATGCCGATGTGTTGTATCAGGCCGGCTGGCTGTCCGCAGTAGAAAGCAATCAGCTCGCGGCGCAATTGCAGAAAGAATTACCCTGGCGGCAGGATAGTATCAAATTGTACGGCAGAGAGGTAAAAATTCCGCGCCTGCAAAGCTGGCACGGAGCCCCCCATTGCCATTACCAATATTCTAATTTAAGCCTGACGCCACAGCGCATGACGGCATCGCTCAGTCACATTCAACAGCGGCTGCAGCGGGAATTAGCTTGTCAGTTTAATTGTGTATTGGCTAACTGGTACCGGGACGGCCAGGATGGCATGGGGATGCACGCCGATGACGAGCCTGAGCTTGGTGCACAGCCAGTCATCGCATCGTTATCATTAGGGGCGGCGCGTAAATTCAGCTTTAAGCACCTGGCCAGCGGTAAGCGCACAGACTTTATTCTGGAGCCGGGCAGTTTACTGGTGATGCGCGGGGCGACGCAACAACACTATCATCATGGTCTAGCCAAGACGCGCAAACCGGTAAGTGATAGAATCAACCTTACTTATCGATACATTATTGATCCCGGTGCTAACCAGTAGCCGGGTAACCCCACGGGCAATCTCACAGGTAACCCAATGCAAGTAAAAGTCTTTATTGAACAACAGCTCAGCGACAATCTGGCCCCGCTATTTTTAGAGGTGATTGACGAAAGTCATATGCATAATGTGGCCGCTGGTGCGCAAAGCCATTTCAACGTCACTGTCGTCAGTGATGTTTTTAGCGGTCAGCGTTTAATTGCGCGTCACCGTGAAGTCAACGGGTTATTGGCTGAGGCATTAGCGGGCCCGGTGCACGCTCTGGCACTGCATACGTATACGCCGGAGGAATGGCAGGCACGCCAACAGCAATCCGTTGCCTCACCACCTTGTATGGGTGGCAGTAAAGCCGGTTAATAAATAGCCGTGCAGCGCCTGCGCTATTTCAAAGTAGCCGAAGTGCCGACAGCCAGTCAAAGGCTAAAATAGTAAAGGGTAAAGACAGTAAAGTTGTTACGGCGATGATGCTGGCGGCAAGCCGGTGATCGCCGCCCAGCGTTCGCACCATCACATAACTGGCTGCAGCGGTTGGCGCAATCGTCATGAGCAGTACAATGCCCAATGGCATGCCACGCAAACCGGCCATGTACGCTAACCCGACCATCACCGCAGGATACACCACACACTTGCTGACGCTGCTCAGGCCGATATTAAACCAGTCAGCACTAAATGAGCGAAACTGCAATGACGCACCAGTGCACAACAGTGCCAGTGGCAGTGTGAGTTGAGCAAAGTAGCCTCCGGTCGCCGATACAATTGCTGGCAATGTCCAGTTAAAATAGGAAAAAGGCAACGCCAGTAATATAGCAATAATTAATGGGTTTTTAGCAATACTTGTGAGTTGTGAGGTAAGTGAGCGCTTGCCATCCTGGTAGAAGTTCAGGACAAATACCGACAGCACGTTAAATAAAATCGTGACCAGTCCCAAATACACCGAGGCCGCGGCTAGTCCGGCATTACCGTATGTCTGAGCACAATACGCCAAACCAATAATTCCCATATTGGCGCGAAAGCCTCCCTGAGTCACCACGCCTTTGGCGTCGCGTTTTTTGACCAGGTAGTGACTGACCAACATCAGGAGCACAAAGTAGCCAAAGGTACCAATTAAACCTGTGATAATAAGTAGAGGATTGGCGGCCTGGCTAAAGTCTGCCTGACTGATAGAAATAAACAGTAAGGCCGGTAAGGCAACCGTAAATACCAGCTTTGAGGCTGTTGCAACGAACTCGTGGTTTATTAGCCTGACTCTGAGCAGTATGTTGCCCATGAGCAGTAACATCAACACGGGACCGATGACCGTGACAGCGAAGTGTAAAGTAGAAGATTGCATAAAAAAGTGGGTCAGTTAACGATAACAACAAACGCCAAGCATATCACTTTCGCCTGCGATATGTGATGCATAGCCGGCCGCAACGCTCTCACTGATTAAATGCCAACGCTGACTGGCAGATAATTAGTGAGGTAGCTAAAGGAACAACAAAGTCAGCGTCGCCCGGCTGTTGGGTTTAGTGCTGGTCCGATGGTGTCAGTACCTGCTGCAAACCGCGCTGGATCAGGGCTTTGCGGCGTTGGTTGATCATTTGGCGGGAAATAATCAGGCCAATCACGAAAGCGGCCACGGGCAACCAACTGCTGTAACCAAACAGTGAATACAATAATCCACCCAGACCGATAATCATGAACACAGGCAGCAACCAGCAATACATTTGAAATAAACGCTTTGCCGCTGGTGTAAAGCTGGTATCACGAGCTTGTTCGAGCAAGGTAAATTGTTCGTGCCTTTCACGGTCGGCAATTTCCGGAAAGTAATCGATATATTCTTTAATATCCATAACCGTACATTTGTAGATTTTTGTATGCGGCTAAGAGTGTAGGGCTGACGCTGAAAATTTACAATTTAAAAGTAGTGCAAGCGCGGCGATGCGGAGAGATCAGGGGTATTGAGCGCGGAATTTAACAATCTGTTAAAGGACAAACGATACTGTCAATGGTAGAATCCGCGCCTGTTTTTTAATCACCTCGGTGCTGAGAAGTTAATGTTTGATATCATCACGAGTAAAGAGAGCAACGTAAAAAATGACGTGCTGTCGGGAATCACAGTTGCCCTGGCGCTGGTACCTGAAGCGGTTGCGTTTGCGTTTGTCGCCGGTGTAGAGCCAATGATTGGGCTTTATGCTGCATTTATGATGGGCCTGATTACGTCTGCTATTGGCGGTCGTCCAGGAATGATTTCAGGGGCAACCGGCGCGATGGCGGTGGTCATGGTTGCCCTGGTTGCCCAACACGGCGTGCAGTATTTGTTTGCGGCGGTGGTGTTAGCTGGCCTGTTGCAAGTCATGTGCGGCGTATTCAGGCTGGGTAAGTTCATTCGCCTGGTACCGTATCCGGTGATGCTCGGCTTCGTCAATGGCCTGGCGATTGTTATATTTCTGGCCCAGTTAGGCCAGTTTAAGGTTACCGGTCCACTGGGTAATCAGGAGTGGATGACTGGCAGCATGCTTTATATCATGCTGGGTCTGGTAGGCCTGACTATGGCAATCATTTATTTGCTACCAAAGTTAACCAAGGCAGTGCCTGCCTCGTTGGCGGCGATTATTACCATTACTCTGTTAGTTCACGGGCTGGATTTAGAAGCGCGCACAGTGATTGACTTTGTGCGGGATATGCTGCCGGCAGAGCAGCGGGATACCGCCACCCTGGCGGGGGAACTACCCAGCTTTGCGATTCCTATGGTGCCATTTAC
This genomic interval from Alteromonas gilva contains the following:
- a CDS encoding alpha-ketoglutarate-dependent dioxygenase AlkB family protein → MQFNLFANQVTSLAALPLPDADVLYQAGWLSAVESNQLAAQLQKELPWRQDSIKLYGREVKIPRLQSWHGAPHCHYQYSNLSLTPQRMTASLSHIQQRLQRELACQFNCVLANWYRDGQDGMGMHADDEPELGAQPVIASLSLGAARKFSFKHLASGKRTDFILEPGSLLVMRGATQQHYHHGLAKTRKPVSDRINLTYRYIIDPGANQ
- a CDS encoding BolA family protein, which gives rise to MQVKVFIEQQLSDNLAPLFLEVIDESHMHNVAAGAQSHFNVTVVSDVFSGQRLIARHREVNGLLAEALAGPVHALALHTYTPEEWQARQQQSVASPPCMGGSKAG
- a CDS encoding AEC family transporter codes for the protein MQSSTLHFAVTVIGPVLMLLLMGNILLRVRLINHEFVATASKLVFTVALPALLFISISQADFSQAANPLLIITGLIGTFGYFVLLMLVSHYLVKKRDAKGVVTQGGFRANMGIIGLAYCAQTYGNAGLAAASVYLGLVTILFNVLSVFVLNFYQDGKRSLTSQLTSIAKNPLIIAILLALPFSYFNWTLPAIVSATGGYFAQLTLPLALLCTGASLQFRSFSADWFNIGLSSVSKCVVYPAVMVGLAYMAGLRGMPLGIVLLMTIAPTAAASYVMVRTLGGDHRLAASIIAVTTLLSLPFTILAFDWLSALRLL